A genomic window from Companilactobacillus alimentarius DSM 20249 includes:
- a CDS encoding N-formylglutamate amidohydrolase has translation MENFTIYNETIDELPIIIDLPHSGVEVPSGIREKIIPDRLLPNVDWFLPDLYSFLPQNGFTTLQNNIHRYVVDPNRSLRMTDSTGDYRHEVVYSKNTFDKPLYQRELTSDEINQRIESFYKPYHQQLQKLIDHKLEKFEKIYLFDLHSFAKYPHEDVTTADVVLGNHFDKTSSIKLREFMTEQFSHKGYSVSNNFPFSGGYITPHYGQNPQVEAIQIELAYHMYIENRYFGEEELTGVDAGTFTTAKNSLQSIFMELLNQILSE, from the coding sequence ATGGAAAATTTCACGATCTACAATGAAACAATTGATGAATTGCCGATTATCATAGATTTGCCACACAGTGGTGTAGAAGTTCCCAGTGGGATTCGAGAAAAAATTATTCCTGACAGATTATTACCTAACGTGGATTGGTTTTTACCCGACTTATATAGTTTTTTACCACAAAATGGTTTTACGACATTACAAAATAATATACACCGATATGTGGTAGACCCTAATCGAAGTCTTAGGATGACTGATTCTACTGGTGATTATCGCCACGAAGTTGTTTATAGTAAGAATACTTTTGATAAACCACTTTATCAAAGAGAATTGACATCTGACGAAATCAATCAGCGGATAGAATCGTTTTATAAGCCTTACCATCAACAGTTACAGAAATTAATTGATCATAAATTAGAGAAGTTTGAAAAAATTTATTTGTTCGATTTACATAGTTTCGCAAAATATCCGCATGAAGATGTGACAACGGCTGATGTGGTACTTGGGAATCATTTTGATAAAACTTCTAGTATAAAATTACGTGAGTTTATGACTGAACAATTCAGTCATAAAGGTTATTCAGTCTCTAATAATTTTCCCTTTTCAGGTGGATACATCACGCCCCACTATGGTCAAAACCCTCAGGTAGAAGCTATTCAAATTGAGTTGGCATATCATATGTATATCGAGAATCGCTATTTTGGTGAAGAAGAACTCACTGGCGTAGATGCGGGGACCTTCACAACTGCTAAGAACAGTTTACAAAGTATTTTTATGGAATTACTTAATCAAATTCTTTCTGAATAA
- the asnA gene encoding aspartate--ammonia ligase, giving the protein MNLIIPKDYDPKLSVKETQKAIQYIRETFQDEFGKELNLSRLSAPMMVEKGTGLNDNLNGVESPVSFTMKGIPDETIEIVHSLAKWKRLALKRYDFDMHEGIYTNMNAIRKDEDLDNIHSIYVDQWDWEKIIAKDERTTETLENTVKQIFKVIKHMEHEVWYKFPKAVHHLPDEIHFVTTQELEDRWPDKTPKEREDAICKELGCVFLMQIGGPMKSGKRHDGRAPDYDDWKLNGDILFWYEPLQHALEISSMGIRVSEESMKEQLKMAHAQDRAKLPFHQALLNGELPYTIGGGIGQSRLCMLLLGKAHVGEVQAAVWPEDLREKCAENNINLL; this is encoded by the coding sequence ATGAACTTAATTATACCTAAGGACTACGATCCAAAACTATCTGTCAAAGAAACTCAAAAGGCTATCCAATATATCCGTGAAACTTTCCAAGATGAATTCGGTAAGGAACTTAATTTATCACGTCTATCTGCTCCAATGATGGTCGAAAAAGGTACTGGTTTAAACGACAACTTAAATGGTGTCGAGTCCCCTGTATCCTTTACTATGAAGGGCATCCCCGATGAAACTATCGAAATTGTTCACTCATTAGCCAAATGGAAACGTCTAGCTTTGAAACGTTACGACTTCGACATGCACGAAGGAATTTACACAAACATGAACGCCATCCGAAAAGATGAAGATCTTGATAACATCCACTCCATTTATGTTGATCAATGGGATTGGGAAAAAATTATTGCTAAGGATGAACGTACAACTGAAACTTTGGAAAATACCGTTAAGCAAATTTTCAAGGTTATCAAGCATATGGAACACGAGGTTTGGTACAAATTTCCTAAGGCTGTTCATCACCTGCCCGATGAAATCCACTTCGTTACAACTCAAGAACTAGAAGACAGATGGCCTGACAAGACACCTAAAGAACGTGAAGATGCTATCTGTAAAGAACTTGGCTGTGTCTTCTTAATGCAAATCGGTGGACCTATGAAGAGTGGTAAACGTCATGACGGCCGTGCTCCTGACTATGATGATTGGAAATTAAATGGCGATATTCTTTTCTGGTATGAACCCTTACAACATGCCCTAGAAATTTCAAGTATGGGTATTCGTGTTTCTGAAGAATCAATGAAGGAACAATTAAAGATGGCCCATGCACAAGACCGTGCCAAATTGCCATTCCATCAGGCTTTGTTAAACGGAGAATTGCCATACACTATTGGTGGCGGTATCGGACAATCTCGACTTTGCATGCTATTACTTGGTAAAGCTCACGTCGGTGAAGTTCAAGCGGCTGTTTGGCCTGAAGATCTTCGTGAAAAATGTGCAGAAAATAACATTAATTTACTATAA